One Streptomyces sp. SAI-135 DNA segment encodes these proteins:
- a CDS encoding flavodoxin family protein encodes MKALVINCTLKKSPEPSNTEALAQVVGDWLAENAGVEVEYVRAVDLDIHPGVVSEAVDDGDDWPAVHAKLLQAQILVIASPTWLGRPSSVAQRVLERMDAMLSETDDDRPVAYNRVAGVVVTGNEDGAHHVISEINGALCDIGYTVPGQSWTYWHLGPGPGPDYLDDGRGHDWAHKTGRAMAANLLGTARALAANPLGAPPQ; translated from the coding sequence ATGAAGGCACTGGTGATCAACTGCACGCTCAAGAAGTCCCCCGAGCCGTCCAACACCGAGGCACTGGCCCAGGTCGTCGGCGACTGGCTGGCCGAGAACGCAGGCGTCGAGGTCGAGTACGTCCGCGCCGTGGATCTCGACATCCATCCCGGCGTGGTGAGTGAAGCCGTCGACGACGGCGACGACTGGCCCGCGGTGCACGCCAAACTGCTGCAGGCACAGATCCTCGTCATCGCGTCGCCGACCTGGCTCGGCCGGCCGTCCTCGGTCGCCCAGCGCGTTCTGGAACGCATGGACGCCATGCTTTCCGAGACCGACGACGACCGTCCCGTCGCCTACAACCGCGTCGCGGGAGTGGTCGTCACCGGGAACGAGGACGGGGCGCACCACGTGATCAGTGAGATCAACGGTGCTCTGTGCGATATCGGCTACACCGTGCCCGGCCAGTCGTGGACCTACTGGCATCTGGGTCCCGGGCCGGGCCCGGACTACCTCGACGACGGACGCGGTCACGACTGGGCGCACAAGACCGGCCGCGCGATGGCCGCCAACCTGTTGGGCACAGCGCGAGCGCTGGCCGCGAACCCACTGGGCGCTCCGCCCCAGTGA
- a CDS encoding MerR family transcriptional regulator produces the protein MTVTEAAAERLVRIGEVARSAGVSVRAVRYYEQQGLLVAERSPSGQRLYRQDTVTLVRFFQQMFAAGLTSRRIAELLPCWDTGHTDGEQRAMLRAERDRIQAKVDDLQAALDRLDEVIAITDTHP, from the coding sequence ATGACCGTCACGGAGGCGGCGGCCGAGCGGCTGGTGCGCATCGGCGAGGTGGCACGGAGCGCCGGCGTCTCGGTACGCGCCGTGCGCTACTACGAGCAGCAGGGGCTGCTCGTCGCGGAGCGCAGCCCGTCCGGCCAGCGCCTCTACCGGCAGGACACCGTCACCCTGGTGCGTTTCTTCCAGCAGATGTTCGCCGCCGGTCTGACCAGCCGAAGGATCGCGGAACTCCTTCCGTGCTGGGACACCGGGCACACCGACGGCGAGCAACGAGCGATGCTGCGCGCGGAGCGCGACCGCATCCAGGCCAAGGTCGACGACCTGCAGGCCGCCCTGGACCGTCTCGACGAGGTCATCGCGATCACGGACACGCACCCGTAG
- a CDS encoding SDR family oxidoreductase: MDINNSVALVTGANRGLGRAFAQRLLERGAHKVYATARRPETVDLPGVEVLPLDITDPASVRAAAEAAPDVSLLVNNAGISTGTDLVTGSLDTVRHELETNMFGHLGMIREFAPALARNGGGAIVNVLSAMSWFGGKGANAYHLTKAAAWAMTNGVRLELAEQGTLVTAVHLGLADTDMAAGWPVDKIAPSDLADAALDGVEAGSAEVLADQWSRDVKSRLPLTPEEFNAAMDRALAALTAA; encoded by the coding sequence ATGGACATCAACAACTCCGTCGCCCTTGTCACCGGAGCCAACCGCGGCCTGGGCCGCGCCTTCGCCCAGCGCCTGCTCGAACGGGGCGCCCACAAGGTCTACGCGACGGCCCGCCGACCGGAGACCGTGGACCTGCCCGGGGTCGAGGTGCTGCCCCTCGACATCACCGATCCCGCATCCGTGAGAGCCGCCGCCGAGGCCGCCCCGGACGTCTCGCTCCTCGTCAACAACGCGGGGATCAGTACGGGGACCGACCTGGTGACCGGTTCGCTGGACACCGTGCGGCACGAGCTGGAGACCAATATGTTCGGCCACCTGGGAATGATCCGGGAGTTCGCGCCGGCGCTCGCCAGGAACGGCGGGGGCGCGATCGTCAACGTCCTCTCCGCCATGTCGTGGTTCGGGGGCAAGGGCGCCAATGCCTACCACCTGACCAAGGCCGCCGCATGGGCCATGACCAATGGCGTCCGCCTGGAGCTCGCCGAGCAGGGCACGCTCGTCACAGCGGTACACCTCGGCCTGGCCGACACCGACATGGCGGCGGGCTGGCCCGTCGACAAGATCGCTCCGTCGGACCTGGCCGACGCGGCGCTCGACGGTGTCGAGGCGGGCTCCGCCGAGGTCCTCGCCGACCAGTGGAGTCGGGACGTCAAGTCCCGGCTGCCGCTGACGCCGGAAGAGTTCAACGCAGCGATGGACCGCGCCCTGGCGGCACTGACAGCGGCCTGA
- a CDS encoding SDR family NAD(P)-dependent oxidoreductase, with protein sequence MTDTRPLALITGASSGIGRELARQFALHGYDLVVNAEDESLESAAQDLRESGVQVRAVRADLRTNEGRFLLLDSLDGLTVDVAVLNAGVGQGGAFVDTDLADDQEVIDLNVTATVRLAKPLLRAMVARRAGRLAFTSSVASTMPGSFQPVYNASKSFVQSFAQALAEEVKDTGVTVTSFMPGPTDTEFFDRAGMADDTRIGTMKKDDPAQVAEQAFEAILKGEKKALTGSLKTKAQGLAGKVLPDGLKAAAHRRLAEPETGKAPDRTE encoded by the coding sequence GTGACCGACACACGACCACTCGCTCTGATCACCGGCGCTTCCAGCGGGATCGGCCGGGAACTGGCCCGCCAGTTCGCGCTCCACGGCTACGACCTCGTGGTGAATGCCGAGGACGAATCGCTGGAGTCCGCCGCCCAGGATCTCCGGGAGTCGGGCGTCCAGGTCCGCGCGGTACGCGCCGACCTCCGGACCAACGAAGGACGCTTTCTGCTCCTGGACTCGCTCGACGGACTCACGGTCGACGTCGCCGTCCTGAACGCCGGGGTGGGCCAGGGCGGTGCCTTCGTGGACACCGACCTCGCCGACGATCAGGAGGTCATCGACCTCAACGTCACCGCGACCGTGCGGCTGGCCAAGCCGTTGCTGCGGGCCATGGTGGCGCGCCGTGCAGGGCGGCTCGCCTTCACCTCGTCCGTCGCCTCGACGATGCCCGGTTCCTTCCAGCCGGTCTACAACGCGTCCAAGTCGTTCGTGCAGTCCTTCGCCCAGGCACTGGCGGAAGAGGTGAAGGACACCGGCGTGACGGTCACCTCCTTCATGCCGGGCCCGACGGACACGGAGTTCTTTGACCGGGCGGGCATGGCGGACGACACCCGCATCGGGACCATGAAGAAGGACGACCCCGCACAGGTGGCCGAGCAGGCGTTCGAGGCGATCCTGAAGGGCGAGAAGAAGGCGCTGACCGGATCGCTGAAGACCAAGGCGCAGGGCCTGGCAGGGAAGGTGCTGCCCGACGGGCTCAAGGCGGCGGCCCACCGGCGGCTGGCCGAACCGGAAACGGGCAAGGCCCCCGACCGGACGGAATGA
- a CDS encoding MFS transporter, with translation MSGPAPSQLQSSVPPTDHVSPPQEKRRRLSRPVAFASLAVVFVLFMAASSAPSPLYVVYQQEWHFSPTTLTTVFAVYVLGMIAALLVLGALSDHLGRRPVLLSAIALEAVSMVLFLTAGNVGLLLTARLIQSIATGAAMTTIGAALSDLNPAHAPHRAGLVTGTAPTFGLGLGSLGCGLLIEYGPHPTRLVYVLLLTALVVAGALLSALPETSLRRPGAARSLQPRLRIAPHLRADLLSLVPILIASWALGGLYLSLGPSVAVGLFGLSSHVVGGLVVTLLTGPAFLTALALRGWPVGRTLAVSATLLLAGTAVALTGVEEHSLTAAALGTAIAGVGFGGSALASFGTLARIARPAERSELLSVAFVISYLAFSIPAVIAGVAATHAGLKDTFVTYAATVAALCALALLAQRLRAARTPATAGVSQA, from the coding sequence GTGTCCGGTCCCGCCCCGTCCCAGCTCCAGTCCTCCGTGCCACCCACCGACCATGTGTCGCCACCGCAGGAGAAGCGACGACGACTGAGCCGTCCCGTCGCCTTCGCCTCCCTCGCGGTCGTCTTCGTGCTGTTCATGGCCGCCTCCAGCGCACCCTCCCCGCTCTACGTCGTCTACCAGCAGGAATGGCACTTCTCCCCCACTACCCTCACCACGGTCTTCGCCGTCTACGTCCTCGGCATGATCGCGGCGCTGCTCGTCCTCGGCGCCCTCTCCGACCACCTCGGCCGCCGCCCGGTCCTGCTCTCCGCCATCGCCCTCGAAGCCGTCTCGATGGTCCTGTTCCTCACCGCGGGCAACGTCGGCCTGCTGCTGACGGCACGCCTCATCCAGAGCATCGCCACCGGGGCCGCCATGACCACGATCGGCGCCGCCCTGTCCGACCTCAACCCCGCGCACGCCCCTCACCGGGCAGGACTCGTGACGGGCACCGCGCCCACGTTCGGACTCGGACTGGGCTCACTCGGATGCGGGCTCCTCATCGAGTACGGGCCGCACCCCACCCGCCTCGTCTACGTGCTGCTGCTCACCGCCCTCGTGGTGGCCGGCGCCCTCCTGTCGGCCCTGCCCGAGACCTCGCTGCGCCGCCCCGGTGCCGCCCGCTCCCTCCAGCCCCGCCTGCGCATCGCCCCCCACCTGCGGGCCGACCTGCTGAGCCTGGTCCCGATCCTCATCGCCAGCTGGGCGCTCGGCGGCCTCTACCTCTCCCTCGGCCCGTCCGTCGCCGTCGGACTGTTCGGTCTCTCCAGCCACGTCGTCGGCGGACTCGTGGTCACCCTGCTCACCGGACCGGCCTTCCTCACCGCGCTCGCCCTGCGCGGCTGGCCCGTCGGCCGGACCCTCGCCGTCAGCGCGACCCTGCTCCTGGCCGGCACCGCCGTCGCCCTGACCGGCGTGGAGGAGCACTCCCTGACCGCGGCCGCGCTCGGCACCGCGATCGCGGGCGTCGGCTTCGGCGGCTCCGCACTCGCCAGCTTCGGCACCCTGGCCCGCATAGCCCGCCCCGCCGAACGCAGCGAACTGCTCTCCGTCGCCTTCGTGATCTCCTACCTGGCCTTCAGCATCCCAGCGGTGATCGCCGGCGTCGCCGCCACTCACGCCGGCCTCAAGGACACGTTCGTCACCTACGCGGCGACGGTCGCCGCCCTCTGCGCCCTCGCCCTGCTCGCCCAGCGCCTGCGCGCCGCCCGTACCCCCGCCACCGCAGGCGTTTCCCAGGCGTGA